A window from Solanum stenotomum isolate F172 chromosome 5, ASM1918654v1, whole genome shotgun sequence encodes these proteins:
- the LOC125865533 gene encoding centromere/kinetochore protein zw10 homolog isoform X4 — MQEVLLQCMDNAVWFEQENNTVHLKYQLSIRDVDGIELQTILKAMDAVDILDYGLAKVADLMIKHVIVPVVSFRSTIVVEWINQESGNGVKANMKICPSADPNVDSIDGGSMYSVLIDVVKFISKSLCFENSTWMLCFGKLTWPRMSDLIVSSFLSKNVPDDASKLADFQEIVKCTSNFEASLKELMFIASSDGKDERLSKFADNVEVHFASRKKVEILSKARNQLLQSDFRLPEDCTRRNSKVKDDYNAESSSDLVVDLLFTSERCVVSEAASRLMKLVHGTLKDVCLSSSRVGLEFYHAARDSLLLYEAIIPVKFERQLDSINHSAVLIHNDCHYLSQEILGLAFEYRSDFPASMKELVVFADLAPRFQMLAEEVLQRQIKLVIYNLKQAIDGADGFQNTHQMKQYESAKLSIDQVIFILEKVYIIWHRLLLPSAYKRSMSMVLEEVFSRIANDILLLDDIAAEETLQLQRLIHLLFENLSSFLDSVLAINQTGKLQESPAQTLDDLIPSLRKLRKLADLLDMPLKSITAAWETDELSNHGFKQSEVEDFIRAIFADSPLRKECLRRIESRYYQAFSYS; from the exons ATGCAAGAGGTGCTTTTGCAATGTATGGACAATGCAGTGTGGTTTGAGCAAGAAAACAATACAGTTCACCTGAAGTATCAGTTGAGCATCAGAGATGTTGATGGGATTGAGCTCCAAACAATTTTAAAAGCAATGGAT GCAGTTGATATTCTGGATTATGGGCTGGCAAAAGTAGCAGATTTGATGATTAAACATGTAATTGTGCCAGTGGTGAGTTTTAGGTCAACTATTGTGGTGGAATGGATTAATCAGGAGTCCGGAAATGGTGTCAAGGCAAATATGAAGATATGTCCATCTGCTGATCCAAAT GTTGACAGTATTGATGGTGGAAGTATGTACTCTGTTCTTATTGATGTTGTGAAGTTTATTAGTAAGTCTTTGTGCTTTGAAAATAGTACATGGATGCTGTGCTTTGGAAAATTAACATGGCCAAGGATGTCAGATTTGATAGTATCCAGCTTCCTCTCCAAG AATGTGCCTGATGATGCTTCGAAACTGGCAGACTTTCAGGAAATTGTAAAGTGCACATCTAACTTTGAGGCAAGTTTGAAGGAGTTAATGTTCATTGCTTCCTCTGATGGCAAGGATGAAAGATTGAGCAAATTTGCAGATAATGTGGAGGTTCATTTTGCATCGAGGAAAAAGGTTGAGATTTTGTCCAAGGCAAGAAATCAACTTTTACAGTCTGACTTCCGCCTTCCTGAG GATTGCACTAGGAGAAACTCTAAAGTTAAGGATGATTATAATGCTGAAAGTTCATCTGACCTTGTTGTCGATTTGCTTTTTACATCTGAGAGATGTGTGGTGTCTGAAGCAGCGTCACGACTAATGAAGTTAGTTCATGGAACACTCAAG GATGTTTGCCTGTCATCTTCTAGAGTGGGGTTGGAATTCTATCACGCTGCTCGGGATTCTCTACTTCTTTATGAAGCTATCATACCTGTTAAG TTCGAAAGGCAGCTTGATTCCATCAACCATTCTGCCGTTCTTATTCACAATGATTGCCACTATCTCTCTCAGGAGATCCTTGGACTTGCATTTGAG TACCGCTCAGACTTTCCAGCATCAATGAAGGAACTTGTTGTATTTGCGGATTTGGCTCCAAGATTCCAGATGCTTGCAGAAGAAGTTTTACAAAGACAAATTAAACTTGTCATTTACAACCTAAAACAG GCTATTGATGGAGCCGATGGATTTCAAAATACTCATCAAATGAAGCAATATGAATCTGCTAAGTTGAGCATTGACCAG GTGATTTTCATACTTGAGAAAGTATATATTATATGGCACCGTTTACTCCTACCTTCTGCATACAAGAGAAGTATGAGCATGGTCCTGGAGGAAGTCTTTTCTAGAATAGCAAATGATATCCTCCTCCTAGATGATATTGCTGCAGAAGAAACATTGCAG CTCCAAAGGCTGATTCATCTGCTATTCGAGAATCTGTCTTCTTTCTTGGACTCTGTATTGGCTATTAACCAGACAGGAAAGTTGCAGGAGTCTCCTGCACAAACTCTTGATGATCTTATACCATCCCTCCGGAAATTACGCAAGCTAGCAG ATCTCCTGGATATGCCATTGAAATCTATTACTGCAGCTTGGGAAACTGATGAACTTTCCAACCATGGTTTTAAGCAATCAGAG GTTGAAGACTTCATCCGAGCCATATTTGCAGATTCACCTCTGAGGAAAGAGTGCTTACGAAGAATAGAAAGTAGATATTACCAAGCTTTCAGTTACAGTTAG
- the LOC125865533 gene encoding centromere/kinetochore protein zw10 homolog isoform X3: protein MDVLFNSIDVRDLLSSPNIDDVNSPLSAPDLRLLIDRLQVRSVDIKSKVRQYILSHYSEFSTLFSQCSDVVSKSENLSSQVSDLIQLISDHPVEAQTKAVIDEILVKNREVKEKRELLGLLDVILELNDRLRFVKEEIKVGRVEQAAEVLRELKAVLVTSNDEEKQPLVYGLLKDEWTECFEEVDSIDGGSMYSVLIDVVKFISKSLCFENSTWMLCFGKLTWPRMSDLIVSSFLSKNVPDDASKLADFQEIVKCTSNFEASLKELMFIASSDGKDERLSKFADNVEVHFASRKKVEILSKARNQLLQSDFRLPEDCTRRNSKVKDDYNAESSSDLVVDLLFTSERCVVSEAASRLMKLVHGTLKDVCLSSSRVGLEFYHAARDSLLLYEAIIPVKFERQLDSINHSAVLIHNDCHYLSQEILGLAFEYRSDFPASMKELVVFADLAPRFQMLAEEVLQRQIKLVIYNLKQAIDGADGFQNTHQMKQYESAKLSIDQVIFILEKVYIIWHRLLLPSAYKRSMSMVLEEVFSRIANDILLLDDIAAEETLQLQRLIHLLFENLSSFLDSVLAINQTGKLQESPAQTLDDLIPSLRKLRKLADLLDMPLKSITAAWETDELSNHGFKQSEVEDFIRAIFADSPLRKECLRRIESRYYQAFSYS from the exons ATGGATGTATTATTCAATTCAATTGACGTTCGCGATTTACTCTCATCGCCGAACATCGACGATGTAAACTCGCCGTTATCCGCCCCAGATCTCCGTCTTCTCATCGACCGTCTACAAGTTCGTTCCGTCGATATAAAGTCCAAAGTCCGGCAATACATTCTCTCACATTACTCCGAATTCTCCACACTCTTTTCTCAGTGCTCCGACGTCgtttcaaaatctgaaaatctaTCGTCTCAAGTATCCGACTTGATTCAACTCATCTCGGATCATCCAGTTGAAGCTCAAACCAAAGCCGTAATTGATGAAATTCTGGTAAAAAATAGAGAGGTGAAGGAAAAGAGGGAATTGTTAGGGTTACTTGATGTGATTTTGGAATTGAATGACAGACTGAGGTTTGTGAAGGAGGAGATTAAGGTAGGGAGAGTTGAACAAGCGGCTGAAGTGTTAAGGGAGTTAAAGGCAGTGTTGGTAACGAGTAATGATGAGGAGAAGCAGCCTTTGGTTTACGGATTGTTGAAGGACGAATGGACTGAGTGTTTTGAGGAG GTTGACAGTATTGATGGTGGAAGTATGTACTCTGTTCTTATTGATGTTGTGAAGTTTATTAGTAAGTCTTTGTGCTTTGAAAATAGTACATGGATGCTGTGCTTTGGAAAATTAACATGGCCAAGGATGTCAGATTTGATAGTATCCAGCTTCCTCTCCAAG AATGTGCCTGATGATGCTTCGAAACTGGCAGACTTTCAGGAAATTGTAAAGTGCACATCTAACTTTGAGGCAAGTTTGAAGGAGTTAATGTTCATTGCTTCCTCTGATGGCAAGGATGAAAGATTGAGCAAATTTGCAGATAATGTGGAGGTTCATTTTGCATCGAGGAAAAAGGTTGAGATTTTGTCCAAGGCAAGAAATCAACTTTTACAGTCTGACTTCCGCCTTCCTGAG GATTGCACTAGGAGAAACTCTAAAGTTAAGGATGATTATAATGCTGAAAGTTCATCTGACCTTGTTGTCGATTTGCTTTTTACATCTGAGAGATGTGTGGTGTCTGAAGCAGCGTCACGACTAATGAAGTTAGTTCATGGAACACTCAAG GATGTTTGCCTGTCATCTTCTAGAGTGGGGTTGGAATTCTATCACGCTGCTCGGGATTCTCTACTTCTTTATGAAGCTATCATACCTGTTAAG TTCGAAAGGCAGCTTGATTCCATCAACCATTCTGCCGTTCTTATTCACAATGATTGCCACTATCTCTCTCAGGAGATCCTTGGACTTGCATTTGAG TACCGCTCAGACTTTCCAGCATCAATGAAGGAACTTGTTGTATTTGCGGATTTGGCTCCAAGATTCCAGATGCTTGCAGAAGAAGTTTTACAAAGACAAATTAAACTTGTCATTTACAACCTAAAACAG GCTATTGATGGAGCCGATGGATTTCAAAATACTCATCAAATGAAGCAATATGAATCTGCTAAGTTGAGCATTGACCAG GTGATTTTCATACTTGAGAAAGTATATATTATATGGCACCGTTTACTCCTACCTTCTGCATACAAGAGAAGTATGAGCATGGTCCTGGAGGAAGTCTTTTCTAGAATAGCAAATGATATCCTCCTCCTAGATGATATTGCTGCAGAAGAAACATTGCAG CTCCAAAGGCTGATTCATCTGCTATTCGAGAATCTGTCTTCTTTCTTGGACTCTGTATTGGCTATTAACCAGACAGGAAAGTTGCAGGAGTCTCCTGCACAAACTCTTGATGATCTTATACCATCCCTCCGGAAATTACGCAAGCTAGCAG ATCTCCTGGATATGCCATTGAAATCTATTACTGCAGCTTGGGAAACTGATGAACTTTCCAACCATGGTTTTAAGCAATCAGAG GTTGAAGACTTCATCCGAGCCATATTTGCAGATTCACCTCTGAGGAAAGAGTGCTTACGAAGAATAGAAAGTAGATATTACCAAGCTTTCAGTTACAGTTAG
- the LOC125865533 gene encoding centromere/kinetochore protein zw10 homolog isoform X2, which yields MDVLFNSIDVRDLLSSPNIDDVNSPLSAPDLRLLIDRLQVRSVDIKSKVRQYILSHYSEFSTLFSQCSDVVSKSENLSSQVSDLIQLISDHPVEAQTKAVIDEILVKNREVKEKRELLGLLDVILELNDRLRFVKEEIKVGRVEQAAEVLRELKAVLVTSNDEEKQPLVYGLLKDEWTECFEEMQEVLLQCMDNAVWFEQENNTVHLKYQLSIRDVDGIELQTILKAMDAVDILDYGLAKVADLMIKHVIVPVVSFRSTIVVEWINQESGNGVKANMKICPSADPNNVPDDASKLADFQEIVKCTSNFEASLKELMFIASSDGKDERLSKFADNVEVHFASRKKVEILSKARNQLLQSDFRLPEDCTRRNSKVKDDYNAESSSDLVVDLLFTSERCVVSEAASRLMKLVHGTLKDVCLSSSRVGLEFYHAARDSLLLYEAIIPVKFERQLDSINHSAVLIHNDCHYLSQEILGLAFEYRSDFPASMKELVVFADLAPRFQMLAEEVLQRQIKLVIYNLKQAIDGADGFQNTHQMKQYESAKLSIDQVIFILEKVYIIWHRLLLPSAYKRSMSMVLEEVFSRIANDILLLDDIAAEETLQLQRLIHLLFENLSSFLDSVLAINQTGKLQESPAQTLDDLIPSLRKLRKLADLLDMPLKSITAAWETDELSNHGFKQSEVEDFIRAIFADSPLRKECLRRIESRYYQAFSYS from the exons ATGGATGTATTATTCAATTCAATTGACGTTCGCGATTTACTCTCATCGCCGAACATCGACGATGTAAACTCGCCGTTATCCGCCCCAGATCTCCGTCTTCTCATCGACCGTCTACAAGTTCGTTCCGTCGATATAAAGTCCAAAGTCCGGCAATACATTCTCTCACATTACTCCGAATTCTCCACACTCTTTTCTCAGTGCTCCGACGTCgtttcaaaatctgaaaatctaTCGTCTCAAGTATCCGACTTGATTCAACTCATCTCGGATCATCCAGTTGAAGCTCAAACCAAAGCCGTAATTGATGAAATTCTGGTAAAAAATAGAGAGGTGAAGGAAAAGAGGGAATTGTTAGGGTTACTTGATGTGATTTTGGAATTGAATGACAGACTGAGGTTTGTGAAGGAGGAGATTAAGGTAGGGAGAGTTGAACAAGCGGCTGAAGTGTTAAGGGAGTTAAAGGCAGTGTTGGTAACGAGTAATGATGAGGAGAAGCAGCCTTTGGTTTACGGATTGTTGAAGGACGAATGGACTGAGTGTTTTGAGGAG ATGCAAGAGGTGCTTTTGCAATGTATGGACAATGCAGTGTGGTTTGAGCAAGAAAACAATACAGTTCACCTGAAGTATCAGTTGAGCATCAGAGATGTTGATGGGATTGAGCTCCAAACAATTTTAAAAGCAATGGAT GCAGTTGATATTCTGGATTATGGGCTGGCAAAAGTAGCAGATTTGATGATTAAACATGTAATTGTGCCAGTGGTGAGTTTTAGGTCAACTATTGTGGTGGAATGGATTAATCAGGAGTCCGGAAATGGTGTCAAGGCAAATATGAAGATATGTCCATCTGCTGATCCAAAT AATGTGCCTGATGATGCTTCGAAACTGGCAGACTTTCAGGAAATTGTAAAGTGCACATCTAACTTTGAGGCAAGTTTGAAGGAGTTAATGTTCATTGCTTCCTCTGATGGCAAGGATGAAAGATTGAGCAAATTTGCAGATAATGTGGAGGTTCATTTTGCATCGAGGAAAAAGGTTGAGATTTTGTCCAAGGCAAGAAATCAACTTTTACAGTCTGACTTCCGCCTTCCTGAG GATTGCACTAGGAGAAACTCTAAAGTTAAGGATGATTATAATGCTGAAAGTTCATCTGACCTTGTTGTCGATTTGCTTTTTACATCTGAGAGATGTGTGGTGTCTGAAGCAGCGTCACGACTAATGAAGTTAGTTCATGGAACACTCAAG GATGTTTGCCTGTCATCTTCTAGAGTGGGGTTGGAATTCTATCACGCTGCTCGGGATTCTCTACTTCTTTATGAAGCTATCATACCTGTTAAG TTCGAAAGGCAGCTTGATTCCATCAACCATTCTGCCGTTCTTATTCACAATGATTGCCACTATCTCTCTCAGGAGATCCTTGGACTTGCATTTGAG TACCGCTCAGACTTTCCAGCATCAATGAAGGAACTTGTTGTATTTGCGGATTTGGCTCCAAGATTCCAGATGCTTGCAGAAGAAGTTTTACAAAGACAAATTAAACTTGTCATTTACAACCTAAAACAG GCTATTGATGGAGCCGATGGATTTCAAAATACTCATCAAATGAAGCAATATGAATCTGCTAAGTTGAGCATTGACCAG GTGATTTTCATACTTGAGAAAGTATATATTATATGGCACCGTTTACTCCTACCTTCTGCATACAAGAGAAGTATGAGCATGGTCCTGGAGGAAGTCTTTTCTAGAATAGCAAATGATATCCTCCTCCTAGATGATATTGCTGCAGAAGAAACATTGCAG CTCCAAAGGCTGATTCATCTGCTATTCGAGAATCTGTCTTCTTTCTTGGACTCTGTATTGGCTATTAACCAGACAGGAAAGTTGCAGGAGTCTCCTGCACAAACTCTTGATGATCTTATACCATCCCTCCGGAAATTACGCAAGCTAGCAG ATCTCCTGGATATGCCATTGAAATCTATTACTGCAGCTTGGGAAACTGATGAACTTTCCAACCATGGTTTTAAGCAATCAGAG GTTGAAGACTTCATCCGAGCCATATTTGCAGATTCACCTCTGAGGAAAGAGTGCTTACGAAGAATAGAAAGTAGATATTACCAAGCTTTCAGTTACAGTTAG
- the LOC125865533 gene encoding centromere/kinetochore protein zw10 homolog isoform X1 gives MDVLFNSIDVRDLLSSPNIDDVNSPLSAPDLRLLIDRLQVRSVDIKSKVRQYILSHYSEFSTLFSQCSDVVSKSENLSSQVSDLIQLISDHPVEAQTKAVIDEILVKNREVKEKRELLGLLDVILELNDRLRFVKEEIKVGRVEQAAEVLRELKAVLVTSNDEEKQPLVYGLLKDEWTECFEEMQEVLLQCMDNAVWFEQENNTVHLKYQLSIRDVDGIELQTILKAMDAVDILDYGLAKVADLMIKHVIVPVVSFRSTIVVEWINQESGNGVKANMKICPSADPNVDSIDGGSMYSVLIDVVKFISKSLCFENSTWMLCFGKLTWPRMSDLIVSSFLSKNVPDDASKLADFQEIVKCTSNFEASLKELMFIASSDGKDERLSKFADNVEVHFASRKKVEILSKARNQLLQSDFRLPEDCTRRNSKVKDDYNAESSSDLVVDLLFTSERCVVSEAASRLMKLVHGTLKDVCLSSSRVGLEFYHAARDSLLLYEAIIPVKFERQLDSINHSAVLIHNDCHYLSQEILGLAFEYRSDFPASMKELVVFADLAPRFQMLAEEVLQRQIKLVIYNLKQAIDGADGFQNTHQMKQYESAKLSIDQVIFILEKVYIIWHRLLLPSAYKRSMSMVLEEVFSRIANDILLLDDIAAEETLQLQRLIHLLFENLSSFLDSVLAINQTGKLQESPAQTLDDLIPSLRKLRKLADLLDMPLKSITAAWETDELSNHGFKQSEVEDFIRAIFADSPLRKECLRRIESRYYQAFSYS, from the exons ATGGATGTATTATTCAATTCAATTGACGTTCGCGATTTACTCTCATCGCCGAACATCGACGATGTAAACTCGCCGTTATCCGCCCCAGATCTCCGTCTTCTCATCGACCGTCTACAAGTTCGTTCCGTCGATATAAAGTCCAAAGTCCGGCAATACATTCTCTCACATTACTCCGAATTCTCCACACTCTTTTCTCAGTGCTCCGACGTCgtttcaaaatctgaaaatctaTCGTCTCAAGTATCCGACTTGATTCAACTCATCTCGGATCATCCAGTTGAAGCTCAAACCAAAGCCGTAATTGATGAAATTCTGGTAAAAAATAGAGAGGTGAAGGAAAAGAGGGAATTGTTAGGGTTACTTGATGTGATTTTGGAATTGAATGACAGACTGAGGTTTGTGAAGGAGGAGATTAAGGTAGGGAGAGTTGAACAAGCGGCTGAAGTGTTAAGGGAGTTAAAGGCAGTGTTGGTAACGAGTAATGATGAGGAGAAGCAGCCTTTGGTTTACGGATTGTTGAAGGACGAATGGACTGAGTGTTTTGAGGAG ATGCAAGAGGTGCTTTTGCAATGTATGGACAATGCAGTGTGGTTTGAGCAAGAAAACAATACAGTTCACCTGAAGTATCAGTTGAGCATCAGAGATGTTGATGGGATTGAGCTCCAAACAATTTTAAAAGCAATGGAT GCAGTTGATATTCTGGATTATGGGCTGGCAAAAGTAGCAGATTTGATGATTAAACATGTAATTGTGCCAGTGGTGAGTTTTAGGTCAACTATTGTGGTGGAATGGATTAATCAGGAGTCCGGAAATGGTGTCAAGGCAAATATGAAGATATGTCCATCTGCTGATCCAAAT GTTGACAGTATTGATGGTGGAAGTATGTACTCTGTTCTTATTGATGTTGTGAAGTTTATTAGTAAGTCTTTGTGCTTTGAAAATAGTACATGGATGCTGTGCTTTGGAAAATTAACATGGCCAAGGATGTCAGATTTGATAGTATCCAGCTTCCTCTCCAAG AATGTGCCTGATGATGCTTCGAAACTGGCAGACTTTCAGGAAATTGTAAAGTGCACATCTAACTTTGAGGCAAGTTTGAAGGAGTTAATGTTCATTGCTTCCTCTGATGGCAAGGATGAAAGATTGAGCAAATTTGCAGATAATGTGGAGGTTCATTTTGCATCGAGGAAAAAGGTTGAGATTTTGTCCAAGGCAAGAAATCAACTTTTACAGTCTGACTTCCGCCTTCCTGAG GATTGCACTAGGAGAAACTCTAAAGTTAAGGATGATTATAATGCTGAAAGTTCATCTGACCTTGTTGTCGATTTGCTTTTTACATCTGAGAGATGTGTGGTGTCTGAAGCAGCGTCACGACTAATGAAGTTAGTTCATGGAACACTCAAG GATGTTTGCCTGTCATCTTCTAGAGTGGGGTTGGAATTCTATCACGCTGCTCGGGATTCTCTACTTCTTTATGAAGCTATCATACCTGTTAAG TTCGAAAGGCAGCTTGATTCCATCAACCATTCTGCCGTTCTTATTCACAATGATTGCCACTATCTCTCTCAGGAGATCCTTGGACTTGCATTTGAG TACCGCTCAGACTTTCCAGCATCAATGAAGGAACTTGTTGTATTTGCGGATTTGGCTCCAAGATTCCAGATGCTTGCAGAAGAAGTTTTACAAAGACAAATTAAACTTGTCATTTACAACCTAAAACAG GCTATTGATGGAGCCGATGGATTTCAAAATACTCATCAAATGAAGCAATATGAATCTGCTAAGTTGAGCATTGACCAG GTGATTTTCATACTTGAGAAAGTATATATTATATGGCACCGTTTACTCCTACCTTCTGCATACAAGAGAAGTATGAGCATGGTCCTGGAGGAAGTCTTTTCTAGAATAGCAAATGATATCCTCCTCCTAGATGATATTGCTGCAGAAGAAACATTGCAG CTCCAAAGGCTGATTCATCTGCTATTCGAGAATCTGTCTTCTTTCTTGGACTCTGTATTGGCTATTAACCAGACAGGAAAGTTGCAGGAGTCTCCTGCACAAACTCTTGATGATCTTATACCATCCCTCCGGAAATTACGCAAGCTAGCAG ATCTCCTGGATATGCCATTGAAATCTATTACTGCAGCTTGGGAAACTGATGAACTTTCCAACCATGGTTTTAAGCAATCAGAG GTTGAAGACTTCATCCGAGCCATATTTGCAGATTCACCTCTGAGGAAAGAGTGCTTACGAAGAATAGAAAGTAGATATTACCAAGCTTTCAGTTACAGTTAG